In Legionella lytica, one genomic interval encodes:
- a CDS encoding S41 family peptidase has protein sequence MLIRKLYPCTLAVVYAFTLMLPLTAFTADEPQDTSASSESKGVPLEDVQRFSNAIGEIKKYYVKPTDDKELFDNAIRGMLSGLDPHSSYLDEEEFKELQTSTSGEFGGLGLEVTMEDGVVKVVTPLVDTPAFKAGIKSGDYIIKLGKESVQGLSLKDAVNLMRGKSGSTIQLTVLRKGVNKALTFDLVREVIQIKSVQSKLLTPGYGYIRLTQFQALTGKDMLQAIERLKQQSGGNLKGLILDLRNNPGGLLDAAIQVSDAFLGKDKSGKPETIVSTKGRLPGTDFTALSKGIDVLNHAPMIVLINNGSASAAEIVAGALKDNKRAVILGTTSFGKGSVQTVLPLDSKTGIKLTTALYYTPSGASIQAKGIVPDIVVNELEIPKNTATKNKDVTGFSEADLNGHLLNKTNAGKVAKSPQAQLDELLHNDYQLYTAFTVLEGMALATNK, from the coding sequence ATGTTGATAAGAAAACTATATCCTTGCACGCTTGCTGTAGTATATGCGTTCACATTGATGTTACCTCTGACGGCCTTTACAGCTGATGAACCCCAAGATACTAGTGCCAGTTCTGAATCTAAGGGTGTGCCATTGGAAGATGTACAGCGCTTTTCCAATGCAATAGGTGAAATTAAAAAATATTATGTGAAACCCACAGACGACAAGGAATTATTTGATAATGCCATCCGCGGGATGCTCAGTGGTTTAGACCCTCACTCAAGTTATCTGGATGAGGAAGAGTTTAAAGAACTACAAACATCAACTAGTGGTGAATTTGGTGGATTAGGACTTGAAGTTACTATGGAGGACGGTGTGGTTAAAGTCGTAACACCTTTAGTTGATACCCCTGCCTTTAAAGCAGGAATCAAGTCTGGTGACTACATCATTAAATTAGGTAAAGAATCAGTTCAAGGCCTCTCTCTAAAAGATGCTGTTAACCTGATGCGCGGCAAATCAGGCAGCACGATTCAGCTCACAGTGCTGCGTAAAGGAGTAAATAAAGCCTTAACTTTTGATTTGGTACGTGAAGTAATTCAAATCAAAAGCGTGCAAAGCAAACTATTAACTCCAGGCTATGGCTACATCCGTTTGACCCAATTCCAAGCCTTAACTGGAAAAGATATGTTGCAAGCTATTGAGCGCTTAAAACAACAATCAGGCGGTAACTTAAAAGGTCTTATCTTGGACTTAAGAAACAACCCAGGGGGCTTACTTGATGCTGCAATTCAAGTTTCTGATGCCTTCCTTGGTAAAGATAAATCCGGAAAACCAGAAACGATTGTGTCTACTAAAGGTCGTTTACCTGGCACAGACTTTACTGCTCTGTCTAAGGGAATTGATGTCTTAAATCATGCACCAATGATTGTCTTAATTAACAATGGCTCTGCTTCTGCTGCAGAAATTGTTGCCGGTGCTCTAAAAGACAACAAACGTGCGGTGATTCTTGGTACTACTAGTTTTGGTAAAGGTTCAGTGCAAACTGTATTACCACTGGATAGTAAAACAGGAATTAAGTTAACTACAGCCCTTTACTACACTCCATCAGGAGCATCAATTCAAGCGAAAGGAATTGTACCTGATATCGTGGTTAATGAGTTGGAAATTCCTAAAAATACTGCAACTAAAAATAAAGATGTGACAGGATTTAGTGAAGCAGATTTAAATGGTCACTTACTCAATAAAACCAATGCAGGAAAAGTTGCAAAAAGTCCTCAAGCTCAACTTGATGAGCTATTACATAATGACTATCAACTTTATACTGCGTTCACTGTATTAGAAGGTATGGCGTTAGCTACTAATAAATAA
- the gpmI gene encoding 2,3-bisphosphoglycerate-independent phosphoglycerate mutase has product MHKKAPLLLMILDGWGYNKNNKHNAIAQANTPQWDEWWQTRPHILLNASGLPVGLPDEQMGNSEVGHMHIGAGRVIQQDFTRINQSIVQGEFAKNTVFLNMLHDLKQSGKSLHIMGLLSPGGVHSHERHLFALLALCAEHNFHSVCLHLFLDGRDTPPKSALHSIERLNAELKKYPVAQICSISGRYYAMDRDNRWERIVPVYDLLTQGQSQHQFADAEAAIKSYYQQNLSDEFIPPTQIGTGKIINDGDAILFFNFRADRARQLTTAFIDTTLTQFNRQVCPRLSHFVSMTQYDKNLATTSAFPPIPLTNTLGEVIAAHGLRQLRIAETEKYAHVTFFFNGGKEQVFSNEERVLIPSPKVATYNLQPEMSAPQLTDRLVEAINNQAYDVIICNYANADMVGHSGDFDATIRAIECLDQCMHRVWEALEQQSGQLLITADHGNAEEMFDESTHQAHTAHTSEPVPLVYVGGHWHFTRTEGNLTDIAPTILALLGITPPAEMSGHQLLEKDS; this is encoded by the coding sequence ATGCACAAGAAAGCCCCCCTGCTGCTGATGATTTTAGATGGCTGGGGTTATAATAAGAATAATAAACACAATGCTATTGCTCAAGCCAATACCCCACAATGGGATGAATGGTGGCAAACACGCCCTCATATACTTTTAAATGCTTCAGGCTTACCTGTGGGCCTACCTGACGAGCAAATGGGCAACTCAGAAGTAGGGCACATGCACATTGGCGCAGGTCGTGTAATTCAGCAAGATTTTACCCGGATTAATCAAAGCATCGTTCAGGGTGAGTTTGCTAAAAATACAGTATTTCTTAATATGCTCCACGACTTAAAACAAAGCGGCAAGTCGCTCCATATTATGGGGTTACTCTCACCAGGCGGTGTTCACAGCCATGAACGGCATTTATTTGCTTTACTTGCTCTTTGCGCCGAGCATAATTTTCATTCCGTTTGTTTGCACCTCTTTCTGGATGGGCGGGACACCCCCCCCAAAAGTGCACTACATAGTATTGAACGCCTAAATGCTGAACTGAAAAAATATCCTGTTGCACAAATTTGCTCTATTAGTGGCCGTTATTACGCTATGGATCGTGATAATCGTTGGGAACGCATCGTCCCTGTCTATGACTTATTAACTCAAGGCCAAAGCCAACACCAATTCGCAGATGCAGAAGCCGCCATTAAATCGTATTATCAACAAAATCTCAGCGACGAATTTATTCCGCCAACCCAAATTGGCACCGGAAAAATCATTAATGATGGGGATGCAATTTTATTTTTTAATTTCCGTGCAGACCGGGCAAGACAATTAACTACAGCATTTATCGATACCACATTGACGCAATTTAACCGCCAAGTATGTCCTCGCTTATCGCATTTTGTCAGTATGACTCAATATGATAAAAATTTAGCGACTACTTCCGCATTCCCGCCAATACCTTTAACTAACACCTTAGGAGAAGTGATTGCGGCTCATGGGCTGAGGCAATTACGTATTGCGGAAACAGAGAAATATGCTCATGTCACCTTTTTCTTTAATGGAGGCAAAGAACAAGTCTTTAGCAATGAAGAACGCGTCTTAATTCCTTCACCTAAAGTAGCCACCTACAACCTACAACCGGAAATGAGCGCGCCGCAATTAACTGATCGTTTGGTAGAGGCAATTAACAACCAAGCCTATGACGTCATTATCTGTAACTATGCCAATGCAGATATGGTAGGACATTCTGGCGATTTCGATGCCACTATTCGTGCGATTGAATGTTTGGATCAGTGCATGCACCGAGTCTGGGAGGCACTGGAACAACAAAGTGGACAACTACTCATCACCGCTGATCACGGTAATGCCGAAGAAATGTTTGACGAGTCAACACACCAAGCCCATACTGCTCATACCAGTGAGCCAGTTCCCTTAGTTTATGTTGGAGGTCATTGGCATTTTACCCGTACTGAAGGAAATTTAACGGATATAGCACCAACAATTCTGGCGCTATTGGGAATTACACCCCCTGCAGAAATGTCCGGACATCAACTGTTAGAAAAAGACTCATGA
- a CDS encoding murein hydrolase activator EnvC family protein — protein MSLGMLLCLGLHAAPSSLQQTQSQLKQIDVQINNLQQTLTTANDKRGVLNRELSVTAKQISKSVQELRTIQKTLNNKAAKITTLQKQVNQLSQQLTAQQQLLANHIRARYQMGEYQPLKWLLNQDDPYKISRILTYYQYIIKSRQQLIGQVDATRNELTQSKEVLNNELAATQKLKQELTINQQQLEKNKNYHTSLINSLNNEIQSKQNKLQEAQKNKNTLANLLKTLAVQSVPQPSMPFNQMRKKLPYPIQSKKQALRKMNQGVTFFADEGAVVTAVYPGKVVFSNWLKGYGLLIIIDHGQGFMTLYAHNESLFKRKGEPVKQNEQIATVGHSGGIKENGLYFEIRLRGKAIPPLAWLS, from the coding sequence ATGTCTTTAGGCATGCTACTTTGTTTGGGCTTGCACGCAGCGCCATCAAGCCTTCAACAAACCCAAAGTCAACTCAAACAAATCGATGTGCAAATTAATAATTTACAGCAAACATTAACTACCGCCAATGACAAACGCGGCGTGTTGAATCGTGAGTTATCAGTCACTGCAAAACAAATCAGTAAAAGCGTACAAGAATTACGAACCATACAAAAAACTTTAAATAATAAAGCGGCAAAAATCACTACCTTACAAAAACAGGTTAATCAACTGAGCCAACAGCTAACCGCACAGCAGCAATTGTTAGCAAATCATATCCGGGCCCGCTATCAAATGGGAGAGTACCAGCCGTTAAAATGGCTACTTAACCAGGATGATCCCTACAAGATAAGCCGTATTTTAACTTATTATCAATACATCATTAAGTCACGGCAACAACTTATTGGACAAGTAGATGCAACCCGAAATGAGTTAACTCAAAGCAAGGAAGTACTTAATAATGAGTTGGCTGCCACACAAAAGCTTAAACAGGAACTAACAATAAACCAGCAGCAACTGGAAAAGAATAAAAATTATCATACCTCATTAATCAACTCATTGAATAATGAAATTCAAAGTAAACAAAATAAATTACAAGAAGCCCAAAAGAATAAAAATACTTTAGCGAATCTATTAAAGACTCTTGCTGTACAAAGCGTTCCGCAACCCAGCATGCCATTTAACCAAATGCGCAAAAAATTGCCGTATCCCATCCAGTCTAAGAAACAGGCCTTACGCAAGATGAACCAAGGGGTGACATTTTTTGCCGATGAAGGAGCGGTAGTTACTGCCGTTTATCCAGGCAAAGTCGTTTTTAGTAATTGGTTAAAAGGCTATGGTTTACTCATTATTATTGATCATGGACAAGGGTTTATGACCTTATATGCCCATAATGAATCGCTATTTAAGAGAAAGGGAGAACCGGTCAAACAAAATGAACAAATTGCTACAGTAGGTCATAGCGGCGGAATTAAAGAAAACGGTCTATACTTCGAAATAAGACTAAGGGGAAAAGCAATTCCTCCTCTTGCTTGGTTGTCGTAG